The following is a genomic window from Methanoplanus sp. FWC-SCC4.
TTTGCAAGGAGAATTATCTCTGCCTCTCCGGCAGGGGTGTCGGCGCCTATCTGCTCTGCACCGAACTGCCAGAACTGACGGTATCTGCCTTTCTGTGGTCTTTCGTAGCGGTAACAGTCTGAGAGGTAGCACCATCTGATTGGCTTTGAGAGGACTTTTCCCTCATTTACATACATCCTGAGTACTGCGGCTGTTCCCTCAGGTCTGAGTGCCAGTTTTCTGCCGCCCTTATCCTCAAAGGTGTACATCTCATTTATGATTCCCTCACCTGAGCGGATTGTGTACAACTCCTGAGATTCAAATGTCGGAGTGCATACCTCGCGATATCCCCATCCGCGTGCGCATTTACGCATTCTCCACTCAATTTCTCTTCTCTGTTCCATCTCTTCGGGCAGAAAGTCTCTTGTTCCCCTTGGTTTTTGAAGCATTGCAAATCTCCGTTGTATTTTAATTTTACAGCTGCCTTAACTAAAAGACATTTAATGTATTTTCCGGGTTTAAGGCACATTAAGTTGCCAGAAATCCGAAAATTTTAGTCACTTATATTTTTTTCAGAACTGCTTTACAGATTGTATTCATATTTGGGCTGCATACAAAAATTATTTTTTTGTCTGTATTCTGACGTTTCCAAGTATGCGATCAAGCGTGGTTGAATCTTTTGACCATAAATGATCCTTTTCTTTTTGGATATTACCCTGAAGGTAAAGGGCGAGAAGTATCATACCAAGGCCCACGAGCTCATACCCCCGGAATACAAACAAAAGTCCGGTAAGGCCGAGTGCTGTATAGAATACGCCGTAATAGGCTGCTTTTCGGTAACCCGGAAATGCTGTCCTGTAAAAAATCCTTGCATCCCTGAGCCACAGGTAAGTAATTACGGCTGCACCGAATACACCAATATAAAGAAGGTAGCTGTATGTCATGACAATACATAATTATTCAACTTATGACCATATGTTAATTATCTGGACATGAGCAACAATCAGAATCTAAAAGATGTCCTGGAAAGTTTTCGTTCGGGCGATATAACTTTGCAGGAGGCTGAGACGCAAATTAGCGGTCTGCGTCTTGACATAGTCGGGGATTATGCACGTATTGATAGCGGGAGGAGTGTACGCTGCGGGATTCCCGAGGTTGTTTTGGCTGAAAACAAGGATACTGATCATCTTCTTGAAATTGTCGAAGCAATGGTAACCGGCAACGGACGCTGTATTGCATCCCGTGTTCTCGATTTTCAGGCAGGGGAACTTGAAAAATTGTGCAAAAGGCTCGGGTATGAGTTTACATACAATCCAAAAGGGCGCACTTTCGTTGCATCAAGAGTTCCCCCGCCTGAAAAAACAGGGGGCATTGTCGGTATAGTCACGGCAGGAACTTCTGATATCAGGGTTGCAGAGGAGGCACGCGTGATTGCAGAGGAGATGGGGTGTGTTGTAAAGACCGCCTATGATGTCGGGGCTGCAGGGATTCACCGTCTGTTTCCGGTTATAAAAGACCTGCTGGATGTGCATGCCTTTGTTGTGTGTGCCGGACGTGAAGGCACACTTCCGACAGTAATTGCAGGTCTTGTGGATAAACCTGTGGTGGGGGTTCCGGTAAGTGTCGGTTACGGATTTATGGGTGAGGGTCAGGCGGCGCTTGCAAGCATGCTTCAGTCGTGTGCAGTCCTTACCGTTGTAAATATTGATGCCGGATTTACCGCAGGAGCGTATGCGGCGAGAATTGCAAACCAGGTGGTTTTAAAATGACGGTTGACAGAGGACTTTATATCGGGCGTTTTCAGCCTTATCACAACGGACACCAGTCAGTTCTGGAGAGAATCTCAAAACTGGTTGATGAGATAATAATCGGTGTTGGGAGTGCACAGCTAAGCCATGAGGTCCGGAATCCCTTCACGGCAGGTGAGCGTATCATGATGATCACCCGCTCTTTAGAGGATCTGGACTGCCGGTACTATGTAATACCGATTGAGGATTTGCAGAGAAATGCACTGTGGGTTGCACATGTGCGTTCTATGGCTCCCCCGTTTGAGAGGGTCTTTTCAAGCAATCCTCTTGTGGTGGAACTTTTCAGGGAGAGGGGTATTGTTGTCGAATCACCTGAGATGTATGAAAGGGAGAGCCACAGCGGAACTGAAATAAGACGCAGAATGCTTCTTGGAGAGAACTGGCAGGAACTTGTTCCTCCTGCGGTTGTTGATGTGATAGAAGAGATCGATGGTGTAAAACGCCTGTGCCATATTTCCGGAACAGACTGATTTAAACAAAAAGAGAGTTATAGATAATTTTCGAGGGAGGCTGTTAAGATGGCAGGATTTTTAAAAAAGCTTTTTGCAAAAAAAGAGGAAGAACCATTCAGAATTGAATTTTCGGAGATAGATGCATATCTTCTGAATAAAGAAGAGGGGGTAATGAATGTATTTCGGGAGGCTTCAGCAAGTTCCGGAAAAGAGGTCAGGGGGGCAATTGCAGATATTATGGACAAATCAGACAGGCTTCTTGAAGCAAAAATCCCTGAAGACGCGGACGTGCCCCCCCGTGTGAGAAGTGTTGTTGAAAAATCACTTCCCGGATTTGTATCATCTGTAAAAAAGACTGCGGATGTGGAGCTTTCAGATGATCCCGAGCTTTTCTATGAGGAGATCATCGCTCTTGTCCAGTCCTTTGGAAACTGTATGCGCCAGCAGGGCAGGTATCTTCCGGCGGCTTATCCTGAAGAGATGAAGGATATTCGATCTTCTGTAACTGTTATCGGGCGTGAATTGAACTCAATGAGTGAGAAGATAAAGCCCTCAATTGAGTTAAGAGAGAATCTTTCAAAGACGAGGAAAGTCTATGAAGAAATTAAGGGATCAGAAGATGAGGCTGATTCATCGATTGAAGAAAGAAAATCTCTAAAAAAAAGGATCATCTCTTTAACTCAGGAAATGCAGGATACGGATGAAAAAATATCCCTTTGCAGAAAATCCCCTGAATATATATTCTACGAAGAAATGCTTGCAAAAAAGGATTCATTATCAGAGGAAGCCTCTGAATTGATGGATACTTACAATTTACTGTCGTCAACAGTATCGAATGTTTTCCGGAAAGCTGTTTACGCTGCTGAAAGGGAAGGCAATAAAGATCTGGCAGCTTCCCTAAAAAAATTTGAAGAGATTCTTAATGACAGCAAAAGAGAGGATGAGACCGAACTTACAGAATTGTATGAAAGTTTCTATGACTCCTTTAGATCACTGACAGAGTCTGACGGGAGTATTATTAAGAATAAATCAGAGGAGAAGCTTTTTGCGGATAAATTTTATCTTACGGTGGAAATATCCCAGATTTGCAGGAAGTATCGCGAGGTGATCTCTGACCTCAATAAGACTACCGGATTTATTGAGGATTCGGGGCCGGCAAAGGAACTTGAAAGGCTTGAAAAAATGAGGGAAGATCTTCTTATTGATTCTGAGAATGACAAAAAACGTATAAATTATCTTTCGGAACAGATTGAGTCCCTGAATGCCGGCATTGCCCGGAATTATGAGAATCTTTTAAATGAGTTCAGGAATCTTGAAGGAAGGGAGGTAATCTTTGGCGATGACTTCCCGGGAAAGCCTGGCTTTTGATGATTTTTTCAATGAAAATAAGGGATAGGAAAATTATAAACTCAAATAATCTTTAAATTCAATATTCTCTAAAATTTTTTCTAAAATTTTTCCGGAGAGCTGTCTCTCCCTGACAAAAAAATATGATTTAAAATATTTTTCAGAGGGTGTCAAGACTTATTGATCCGAAACTGTCTGCCATTTCAGATATTTCCTGAACACCAAAGGCTGTCTGTACATCCCTCATCTCAATTTCCACCGCACATGTGCAGACATAGTCGATTAAATCAATGGAAAGCTCGCGTTTTTGTCTGCTTTTTTTCAGTTGATCAACGAGAAATGAAAGCTGCTCAGGAGGTTCCATCCTGAGCTTTGCAAGAGATATTACACACATATATACACGGGTTAAATTTCTGTCAGTGCCGGTTATTGTATCAAAAAAGTTTTTGATAACCTGTGCCTGATAGATCTCCGCGCTCATGGTAACAAAATTATCTTATCTTACAGTATAAAAATGTATTGTGCCG
Proteins encoded in this region:
- a CDS encoding ABC transporter permease yields the protein MTYSYLLYIGVFGAAVITYLWLRDARIFYRTAFPGYRKAAYYGVFYTALGLTGLLFVFRGYELVGLGMILLALYLQGNIQKEKDHLWSKDSTTLDRILGNVRIQTKK
- a CDS encoding nicotinamide-nucleotide adenylyltransferase, which codes for MTVDRGLYIGRFQPYHNGHQSVLERISKLVDEIIIGVGSAQLSHEVRNPFTAGERIMMITRSLEDLDCRYYVIPIEDLQRNALWVAHVRSMAPPFERVFSSNPLVVELFRERGIVVESPEMYERESHSGTEIRRRMLLGENWQELVPPAVVDVIEEIDGVKRLCHISGTD
- the larB gene encoding nickel pincer cofactor biosynthesis protein LarB, which gives rise to MSNNQNLKDVLESFRSGDITLQEAETQISGLRLDIVGDYARIDSGRSVRCGIPEVVLAENKDTDHLLEIVEAMVTGNGRCIASRVLDFQAGELEKLCKRLGYEFTYNPKGRTFVASRVPPPEKTGGIVGIVTAGTSDIRVAEEARVIAEEMGCVVKTAYDVGAAGIHRLFPVIKDLLDVHAFVVCAGREGTLPTVIAGLVDKPVVGVPVSVGYGFMGEGQAALASMLQSCAVLTVVNIDAGFTAGAYAARIANQVVLK